The Seriola aureovittata isolate HTS-2021-v1 ecotype China chromosome 3, ASM2101889v1, whole genome shotgun sequence genome includes a region encoding these proteins:
- the LOC130164225 gene encoding myelin and lymphocyte protein-like, with amino-acid sequence MASNTATMGNLPSGIGICTTIPDILYLPELIFGGLVWILVACTLVVPANPQGWVMFVSVFCFIMTFIWTVVFACGGHHNKGSWAAADFAYHGIAAFFYLSASVSLAKVTLDLQDDSQNFQSYQLDISAVVFSYVATLLYFIHTILSAIRWKSF; translated from the exons atGGCCTCCAACACCGCCACCATGGGGAACCTCCCCAGCGGGATCGGAATATGTACGACCATCCCCGACATCCTCTACCTGCCGGAACTG ATCTTCGGGGGTCTGGTCTGGATCCTGGTGGCGTGCACGCTGGTGGTGCCGGCGAACCCTCAGGGCTGGGTCATGTTCGTCTCCGTCTTCTGCTTCATCATGACCTTCATCTGGACGGTGGTGTTCGCCTGCGGGGGGCATCACAACAAAGGCAGCTGGGCCGCAGCC gacTTTGCGTATCACGGCATCGCCGCCTTCTTCTACCTCAGTGCTTCAGTTTCTTTGGCCAAAGTGACCCTGGACCTGCAAGATGACAGCCAGAACTTCCAGAGCTACCAGCTGGACATCTCTGCAGTG GTGTTCTCGTACGTGGCGACTCTCCTGTACTTCATCCACACCATCCTGTCCGCCATCCGATGGAAATCTTtctag
- the pgap4 gene encoding transmembrane protein 246, with the protein MPRWKAFFSQYLRWSSTVTQALVLCIITFCIVLPLCCHQLLYSYFFIRTMYLDSMSEDVLQESLNRGQDALHFWQSASTAVSSSSRLSDIARHPELLVTVVTARRNEGRDFHYLLQVMRQLSSIVGGCGERRCAEVLVCDVESGPQENQDAKLLEAHFRVVRRSPEEQQANRERINTFEREKRDYVFCLRKGWELVKPKNVVVLEDDALPRQDFFTVIKDLLSRRFAFQTLYIKLYHPERLQRYWNPEPYRILEWVGLGLVGATALLLTFPYWNPCSFSFTLSAGHLLFFTLYFMAAAELLGRHYLLEVRRLSPQFYAVSPATECCTPAMLYPGNTSLRVAEYLDGSFCVKGNAKDMVLYHMARMIPGERSHSVEPNLITHIGAYSSVRGNPFRPKLL; encoded by the coding sequence ATGCCTCGATGGAAAGCGTTCTTCAGTCAGTACTTGCGATGGTCGAGCACCGTCACTCAAGCCCTCGTCCTGTGTATCATCACGTTCTGCATCgttcttcctctgtgctgccATCAGCTGCTTTACTCTTACTTCTTCATCAGGACCATGTACCTGGACTCCATGAGTGAGGATGTCCTGCAGGAGAGTCTCAACCGAGGTCAGGACGCCCTGCATTTCTGGCAGAGTGCTTCCACCGCAGTGTCGTCGTCTTCCAGATTGAGCGACATTGCCCGGCATCCTGAGCTGCTGGTTACCGTGGTGACAGCCAGGCGGAATGAGGGGCGGGACTTCCACTACTTGCTCCAGGTGATGCGGCAGCTGAGCAGCATTGTGGGAGGCTGTGGGGAGCGGCGGTGTGCCGAGGTGCTGGTCTGTGACGTGGAAAGTGGCCCCCAGGAAAACCAGGACGCCAAGCTGCTGGAGGCCCACTTCAGGGTGGTCCGGCGTTCcccagaggagcagcaggcGAACCGGGAACGAATCAACACCTTcgagagggagaagagggattACGTCTTCTGTCTCCGCAAAGGATGGGAGCTGGTGAAGCCCAAGAATGTGGTCGTCTTAGAGGATGACGCTTTGCCCAGACAAGATTTTTTCACGGTTATTAAAGACCTTCTGTCACGTCGCTTTGCCTTCCAGACTCTCTACATCAAGTTGTATCACCCCGAAAGGTTGCAGCGCTACTGGAACCCAGAGCCTTACCGCATCCTGGAGTGGGTGGGGCTCGGGCTGGTCGGAGCGACggccctcctcctcacctttccCTACTGGAACCCCTGCTCTTTCTCCTTCACGCTGTCGGCCGgccacctcctcttcttcaccctTTACTTCATGGCAGCTGCGGAGCTGCTGGGGCGGCACTACCTTCTGGAGGTGCGTAGACTTTCCCCGCAGTTCTACGCCGTCTCCCCGGCCACCGAGTGCTGCACCCCGGCCATGCTCTACCCCGGCAACACCTCGCTTAGGGTGGCCGAGTACCTGGACGGCTCGTTCTGTGTCAAGGGGAACGCCAAAGACATGGTTCTATATCACATGGCGAGGATGATCCCTGGGGAAAGGTCTCACAGCGTTGAACCCAACCTCATCACCCACATCGGGGCCTATTCCTCGGTCAGGGGCAACCCATTCAGGCCCAAACTCCTCTGA
- the lgalsla gene encoding galectin-related protein — MAETHRVPAQGRKKWGIPQRGGADESKARGRSPDRDAPRNLAVPFRGHVTGGMRPGKKVVVMGVVDSRPDRFYVALTCGCGTSREPPPDVALELCVRFRDRQVLRRACVSGSWGDVDRAVPFFPFITDQPFKIEIHCEHSRFRVFVDGQQLFDFYHRLTSLSDIDTLWIKGGVTITKLA, encoded by the exons ATGGCTGAAACACACAGGGTGCCGGCGCAGGGCAGGAAG AAATGGGGGATTCCACAGAGAGGTGGAGCTGATGAGAGTAAAGCGAGAGGCCGCTCCCCCGACCGAGATGCTCCCAGGAATCTG GCGGTTCCCTTCAGAGGTCACGTCACAGGCGGGATGCGGCCGGGGAAGAAGGTCGTAGTGATGGGCGTTGTGGACTCCCGTCCCGACAG GTTCTACGTCGCCCTGACGTGTGGTTGTGGGACGTCCCGGGAGCCTCCGCCCGACGTGGCTCTGGAGCTCTGCGTCAGGTTCAGGGACCGTCAGGTGCTGCGGAGGGCCTGCGTGTCCGGATCCTGGGGAGACGTCGACAGAGCCGTGCCGTTCTTCCCCTTCATCACAGACCAGCCGTTCAAG ATCGAGATTCACTGTGAACACAGTCGTTTTCGTGTGTTTGTGGACGgacagcagctgtttgactTCTACCACAGACTGACGTCACTCAGCGACATCGACACGCTGTGGATCAAAGGCGGCGTCACCATCACTAAACTGGCctga